GGAAATGTGAGTAACCGAGGTGAGCAGGCACTGCTCAAACAATCGACCATCCTGATGTTCGCAGTCGCGATCGCCGGGATTGTCACGGGTGTGATATCCGGCGCCCAATCCATTCTGTTCGACGGCTTTTTCTCGCTGATCGCCACCGCCATCAAGGTGCTGATGCTGATCACGGCCAAGCTGATCGCCAAGAAAAGCAACGAGCGTTTCCAGTTCGGCTACTGGCACCTGGAGCCGATGGTGCTGCTGATCGAAGGCAGTTTTCTGCTGCTGATCGCCATCTACGCGTTCCTCAATGGCGTGTTCGGCATCATCAACGGCGGGCGTGAGATCGAGCTGGGCCTGGTGATCATTTATGCGGCGGTGTTTACCGTGGTGGAGTTCGCCTACTTCTTCTATGTGCGTTACCGCAACCGCAGCTTGAAATCCTCACTGATCCAGTTCGACAGCATCAGCTGGCTGGTGGACGCGATGCTGTCGGTGGGCTTGTTGATCAGCTTTCTGGCGGCACTGTTGCTCAAATCCCAGGGCTATGGCGAGTGGGCGGTGTACGTCGACCCCTTGATCCTGATTTTGCTGGCCCTGAGCATGCTGGCGCCGGCGTTCAAGATCCTGCGTCCGGCGTTGCGTGAGGTGCTGGGGATTGCCCCGGACCACCTGGATGACACCGTGCGCGAAGTGATGGATGCGGCCAAGGCCAGGCACGGCTTCGACGATTACGTGTCCTACGTGCAAAAGCACGGGCGCGCGCGGTTCATCGAAATTCATGTGGTGTTGCCGGCGGATTACCCGGTGGATAACGTCGCCACCCTCGACCGGCTGCGCGAGGAGATATCCACAGGGCTTGGCACGCCGGATGCGGCGCGCTGGCTGACGATCAGTTTTACCGGGGATCGCAAGTGGATTGCCTGAGTCCGAGGTGAAGCTATTGGGGGGCAAGCCCCCTCCCACATTTGAATGTAT
This region of Pseudomonas sp. MUP55 genomic DNA includes:
- a CDS encoding cation diffusion facilitator family transporter is translated as MSNRGEQALLKQSTILMFAVAIAGIVTGVISGAQSILFDGFFSLIATAIKVLMLITAKLIAKKSNERFQFGYWHLEPMVLLIEGSFLLLIAIYAFLNGVFGIINGGREIELGLVIIYAAVFTVVEFAYFFYVRYRNRSLKSSLIQFDSISWLVDAMLSVGLLISFLAALLLKSQGYGEWAVYVDPLILILLALSMLAPAFKILRPALREVLGIAPDHLDDTVREVMDAAKARHGFDDYVSYVQKHGRARFIEIHVVLPADYPVDNVATLDRLREEISTGLGTPDAARWLTISFTGDRKWIA